The following are from one region of the Vanessa atalanta chromosome 5, ilVanAtal1.2, whole genome shotgun sequence genome:
- the LOC125064417 gene encoding uncharacterized protein LOC125064417, whose translation MFRHVFTIMGYCCQFDVKYFRKYAEESTSFRTGIETSEALDIIINSQKIMYHGGIVDSFVSLYVFDEEDNLTLLNSPITLTPLTYFDVTVDSWAIDSSSHVKTLSLDNRKCFLPSDTKVNANSYQGCMTVLMMRKVIEHCRCMPFNYDPNDLDVEKFPKCTWERLICIYQKLDRVQSDVQNIIVEQECYQRCDYVQYDTEAEYVKVDRMVDEKTKGNTRVTIHFADNTCLKYKRDVLYTWDQMLANLGGIFGLCLGGSIISIIELIWFLFGLLFTFCGFEKRASNKSVTKKFEDEKN comes from the exons ATGTTCAGACATGTGTTCACAATAATGGGCTACTGTTGTCAGTTCGACGTAAAATATTTCAG GAAATATGCTGAAGAAAGTACGAGTTTTCGCACCGGTATTGAAACATCAGAAGCATTGGATATCATTATCAATAGCCAGAAAATTATGTACCATGGAGGTATTGTAGACAGTTTTGTTTCG ctATATGTGTTCGACGAGGAGGACAATTTGACATTATTAAATAGTCCGATAACCTTGACTCCACTTACATACTTCGACGTTACGGTGGACTCGTGGGCGATCGATTCATCAAGTCACGTGAAAACATTATCCTTAGATAATCGAAAATGCTTCTTACCCTCC gatACTAAAGTCAACGCTAATTCATATCAAGGATGTATGACTGTATTAATGATGAGAAAAGTTATTGAACACTGTCGCTGTATGCCGTTCAATTATGATC cTAATGATTTGGACGTTGAAAAATTTCCAAAATGTACTTGGGAAAGACTTATATGCATCTATCAAAAATTGG ATCGAGTTCAAAGCGATGTTCAGAATATAATAGTGGAACAAGAATGTTATCAGAGATGCGACTACGTGCAATACGATACTGAAGCCGAGTACGTAAAAGTGGATCGAATGGTCGA CGAAAAGACCAAAGGTAACACACGAGTGACGATACACTTTGCTGATAACACTTGCCTTAAATATAAACGAGACGTCCTGTATACGTGGGATCAAATGCtcg CAAATCTCGGCGGCATCTTCGGTCTGTGCCTCGGCGGGTCCATTATAAGCATAATTGAGCTTATTTGGTTTCTCTTCGGGCTATTATTCACCTTTTGTGGATTCGAAAAAAGAGCCTCGAAcaaaa gtgTCACCAAAAAATTTGAAGATGAGAAAAATTGA